The sequence CTGTAGTGAAGGCagggacagccaggcaactagaattCTTCAGAAGGAACTCGGTGATGGCATCTCCCTTAGCTCTAAGGTACAGGCTTCCTTCAAGGATTCACATCTACCATATTTAGATCTTCAAAAAGCCAATGCTGAGGGTTGAGAGGACATCCACTGCTGACCTCTCCTGAAAatgtgcctggctgtcatgccaaATCAATGGCTTCAGTACTTTCCAAGTCTCTGACCCCCAACCAAGTTGGGTCTGTATGAATCTTGTAGCTCCGAACCTCACAGTATTCATGTGAGAGACAGCCAAGAAAATAGCAGTTCCAAAAAGTTCACAATGGGTGCCCTGGATTTTCTctcgctgtcagttttttttcccccattactAACAGAACACACTGCAGCTTTGTGCATGGgggtgattattattattttttcaggtACTttttatagcgctgtcaatttactcaGCGCTTTTACATGACAATacgttgtacattcacatcagtcccttccctcaaggagtttacaatcaaaggtccctaactcgcattcatatactagggccaattttagaccgCATCCAATTAACCTTACAGCATATCTTTGGAATGGAGGTGGATGATGACATGTAATGATAATGCTGGGGCGGTAAATAATGATGATAGTCGTGCAGGAAGGCATATGAtgatagttggtgggggggtgattaTGGTGGTGACGGAAGGCATATGATGATGATAGTCGGGGGGGGTGGATGATAACGGTGGTGCATGATGTAGTATATGATGTTGGTGGCATGGAGGTAAGGTGGATGATTATAGGGAGGACGAATATGGTGACAATagggcagggctgtggagtcggagtcgaggagtcgggggaaattttgggtacctggagtcggagtcggcaaacaatgctccgactcctactaaatttagattggaatttaaaaaaaaaaaaagcaagtttaaatgtcccaattcacaaaaagttataattaatgacttctctactgtaagaataaagaccaatgcatgcagtgcctcacgtaaccgcaaaacgaacacgttaagtgaccgtgaagaagcatgcttttcatgtgcttcactatatggcacgcaacgcacaattaggagctgcaatacttatactttccatagtgttgtgttctgcttttacagggaacgcatgttagagaaccagtaagtgtccaaataaaaaaattccaacaggagttttataaagcactaaaagaagttgaaaagtatgatcgctcatcaaaacttactgttgaagaagccatccttgtttatccagagatcgttagtgatgtggccagaatagttactgcaatgccacccacccaagtcagtgtcgcaagattattttcagccctaaaaataataaagtctgacttaagagcctctatgaaagaggatctggcagaggcaattctcttccttagaactctacattgatttgcatttgctaagcctataactacatttcaagattaatataaaccatttctaggttttacagattttgtttttggttcattatagatgagctttgtttttgttctaaaacaaccaaataatgtggtttgtatttttgaactggtaaagatcctgttcctgatgtttatgcctgctgctactatccagccacttgattgttttcattgtgtttgtcttttgtttaaactgtgcaatacagaagactgttggcttcccagccagtagtcctgtggtaggttgcgtttctttccctcaaggaatgtattaaaatacattcgcatattaatacagaggagtcggagtcggaagtacataaaactgaggagtcggaacatttatctaccgactccacagccctgcaatAGGGAGGCACATGATAATGTTtagaccagggtttgacaaatttgcttggaatctaggagccagcttaaaaagttaggagccaaaaaacgcgtgccgagctctcgcgcagaagcgaacacatacgtgagcagcgcccgcatatgtaaacggtattcaaaccacacatgtgaggtatcgccgcgattggtagagtgggagcaataattctagccctagaccccctctgtaactcaaaacatgcaacctgtagaattttttaaacgtcgcctatggagattttaaagggtaaaagtttgtcgccgggTAGAACTCTTAATTGTCAGAGGATGGTTAACAGTGAGTATGCATGCTGGGCCAGGGCAGAAGACCTTGCAGTACAACTAAGAAAAAATAGCTTTGAGACTGTAGTATATATACATTCTGACAGAGGAGGATTGTAGAAGGCACCCTTGGAATTAATACTGTTCAAAgactatttattatatattttacattaaatGTCTAATTCTGGTACTGGGGTGGTGATATTTTTCTGCATGCACTGCTAAATAGGGTTGCCGAGTTCCGAATGCCTTTGCATTAACACTTGGCACTACCGTTTTagtttctaaattttttttttattgtacattccatcccataggaccggcgctccgcggactaggccgaagccgcggcctcgcctaaaacatcctgcctgcagctcaccgcgatcctgggaaaaggccgcgagcggcATCAGGCCGAATgccgctcgcggccttttcccagggtcgcggcgagctgcgggcaggatgttttaggcgaggccgcggcttcggccttgtccgccgcgatcctggggaaTAGGCGCTCTGCGGACTTTAGCAAATACATTTCATTTTTGCATCAAGGACTTTGGAGTTGCCAGCTCCTCTGCGCCATCATCCTTTTTCGTCTAAACCAGGGCTCgtcaaatcccggtcgccatggcgactagaaatagagtcctggcgagtggggtcttggcttggaaggtggacatgggcaaaaaaataaaaatgtttgttccataggaccggcactccgaggactaggccgaagccgcggcctcacctaaaacatcCTGTCCGCAGCTCGCCGCAATCCTGGGAAAAGGGCGCGAGCGAGCTGGATCGCGGCGAGCtgtgggcaggatgttttagacgcggcttcggcctagtcctcggagcgccggtcctatggaacaaaaattttattttttttgcccatgtccaccttccaagccaagaccccactcgccaggacgctatttctagtcgccatggcgaccgggatttgacGAGCCCTGGTTTAGACGAAAAAGGATGATGGCGCAGAGGAGCTGGCAACTCCAAAGTCCTTGatgcaaaaatgtatttgctaCTTTTGAACATTAAAAAGCAATCGGCTGACACGTTTCGGTGTGAGCCTTagtccagggtttgacaaatttgcttggaatctaggagccagctaaaaaagttaggagccagaaaacgcgccccgtcccgacgagcttgcgcgcagaagcgaacacatacgtgagcagcgcccgcatatgtaaacggtgttcaaaccacacatgtgaggtatcgccgcgattggtagagcgagagcaataattctagccctagacctcctctgtaactcaaaacatgcaacctgtagattttttttaaacgtcgcctataaagattttaaagggtaaaagtttgtcggcattccacgagcggacgcaattttgaagcgtgacatgttgggtatgaatttactcggcgtaacattatctttcataatataaaaaaaaaatggggataactttactgttttattttttaattaaaaaaaaataatttttcccaaaaaagtgcgcttgtaagaccgctgcgcaaatacggtgtgacagaaagtattgcaacgatcgccattttattctctagggtgttgggataaaaaaatatatacaggcataccccacgtttaagtacacaatgggaccagagcatgtatgtaaaacgaaaatgtacttaaagtgaaacaatacattttttcacttctagggtgtagtggggggtcaggagctgtagttgaggtctcaggggcacactggaacagggcggggtatgctctctgagcttcagctccttctactgcgactgcaaaatgtctgtacagtacttgtagggcactttacatacactcacaggtatgtccttactcgcgagtgtatgtaaagtgagtgtacttaaagcggggtatgcctgtataatgtttgggggttctaattagagggaagaagatggcagtgaaaatagtgaaaaattacattagaattgctgtttaacttgtaatgcttaacttgtaataccaacggccaccaccagatggcgccagctcacatctggtggtaataacttgtaataccaacggccaccaccagatggcgccagctcacaaaagaaaaagcccaccttccaagccaagtcgccaggacaccatttctagtagCCTTGTCGGGCCCTGCCTTAGTCATAGTCTGTTGAGAGCGCTGCATCTTTCGGTGGTGATGATGGTTGGGGGAGGAAGTGGATGATTATGGTGGTGGGAGAAGGCATGCGATGATGATGGTTTGGGGGGAGGGCTCAATGATTATGGTGGTGGGGGGAGAGCGACATTGGCGAGGTGCATGatgatggttggggggggggggggtggatgatgGTGGTATTGAAAAAGGATGATGATGATCATGGTAACAAGGGGGAGGCATATGATGATGGTGGCATGGGGCAAAATGTAATGAGGTTGGTGAGGGAAGTTGGATGATGATTATGGTGACAGTGGTGAGGTGTATGATGGTTATGGTCGGGAGAAGGTAGATAATGATGATTATGGTGAGgcatgtgatgatgatgatgatgatgatgatgatgtggtGACCAGCACAGTGTGCCTCATCTGTCTGTCCTCTCTcaccttgcaggataaatgtctgGACAGCTGCGCCACCAAATTCATCCGCTCCAACCACCGCCTAATGGCGGCGTATGTGGGACTGATGCCGGCCGTCGTTCAGCGCAGGATGGACGACATGGAGAAGCAAAGCAAGGAATTGGAAGCGATGGCTGAATCCAAACCGGATCTATCACTGGGAGCCAATCCTGAGAGTGCAGTCCCTGTGGAGGCAGCAGGTGTCACGGATCATGTAACCAGTACATCAGAATCTCCATAAGGACTGAACTATATACAGCCACCAATATAGAGCGTTTCCTGTCCTCCAACACCAGAGCTGATCATTACCATgtttacagtggcctcagcctgGGTCCGCCCAGCCGTGGGGGTGGTGGCGGCCATCTTGATAGTTATCAGAGGAGTATCAGTACCAACGTACAGCATGTATGAGAAGTGACTCTTGTTCTCCATTTAGTGACTTTGAGAtgttatcagtctgctgcaggaaggaggaagcatttcctcagtctctcctCTCCAGTTATCAGACTTCAgtattgtaactttgtagcaggTCACTAAGTGGCAGGCTGCAGCGGCGGCTCATCTGTGTCAAGACGGCCAAGAACTGTAGAGGTACCAGGATTTACAGAATGGTGACATTTCTGTGCTGGGTTTTTACTTCACCCGACAGCTGCTCAATCTGCACAGAAATTCtccaccatttctagtcgccatggcgacctggcgcccgggatttgtcgagccctgcactaTTTAATGAAGCTTTCCACACGTATCTGCCTCCTGTTATTACTTTGTATGGTGTCTGTTGCATGCTTCCCAGAACATTTATACTTTTTGTGTATTTCcctcccatgttttttttgttttttttgacagCTAAGTACAGTATAtgccctgtttaaccacttccatcccgggcacttatacaccttcctgcccagaccaattcttAGCTTTcggtgctgttgcactttgaatgacaattgcgcggtcatgctacactgtacccaaactaaattttaataattttgttcccacaaatagagctttcttttggtggtattagatcaaaatttagaaaaaaaaaaatttttttgtttctgttataaaacattgtaaataagtaagttttctccttcactgatgggcactgatagtactgcactgacgggcactaaggcggcactaatgggcaccgatgaggtggcactgatgtggtggcattgatgggcactaatatgcggcactgatgggcggcacggatggacactgataggcggcatggatgggcacggataggcggcatggatgggcacggataggcggcatggatgggcactgataggtggcacggatgggcatagatgggcactattgtatgtgttgtactaatggatgccaatcagtgccaaacaatgcctgccaatcagtgatgcccattgattggcattcattgcggcactgattggcatccattttctgtgtcctcctcatccctggtggtctagggtggcatcctttatttttatttttttaaatttctggtggtctatatggccatccctagtggtccagtgggcatcttcggggggctgtgctgatgatcgatcagcacaaaccccccccctgtcacaggagcagccgatcggctctcctctactcgcatctgacagacacgagtgaggaaaagccgattaccggcttttcctgtttacatcgtgatcagccgtgattggacacggctgatcacttggtaaagagtctccgtgagagactctttaccttgatcggtgttgcagggtgtcagactgacgccctgcaacaacgatcgccgcgatgcgcgcccccgggggcgcgcagcggctcagaatcctgaggccgtcatatgacgtccagtcaggattctacaaccactttgccgccgtcaatctgtcattggcgggcggcaagtggttaaaggataactccgctttgaaaaaaatatagcatatacaatttcgACACAAGCCATTACCCTTATTTTAACCTCTTCAGTCCAGCCTAACACGCATATGTGGCCTCTCGGCGTGCGGGCCTTCAGGCCGAGCGGCTGCATATATGCCGTCCTGTGTAAAGTACTTACCGTGCTGAAAAGCACCCGATGCATACTAGTGATctggagctttccgatcatgtgaccgctgtgacagccaatcacagtgattaCTTGACCCGAATGTCCATCTCCTGGCATTTAGAACCCTTTAGGGGccgaggttaaccacttaagccccggaccaaaatgcagctaaaggaccaggccccctctttgcaaatcgggactgcgtcgctttaactgacaattgcgcggtcgtgcgacgtgactcccaaacaaaattggcatccttttttccccacaaatagagctttcttttggtggtatttgatcacctctgcggtttttattttttgcgatataaacaaaaatagagcgacgattttgaaaaaaaattcaatattttttactttttgctgtaataaatatcccccaaaaacatatataaaaaaacattttttttcctcagtttaggccgatacgtattcttctacatatttttggtaaaaaaaatcgcaataagcgtttatcgattggtttgcgcaaaatttatagcgtttacaaaataggggatcgttttattgcatttttataatttttttttttttttttactactactaatggcggcgatcagcgatttttttttttttttcgtgactgcgacattatggcggacacttttttggacacatttttgggaccattgtcattttcacagcaaaaaatgcattgtttaatgtgaaaatggcagttgcagtttgggagttaaccacaagggggcgctgaaggggttatgtgtcacctaatgtgtgtttacaactgtaggggggtgtggctgtaggtgtgacatcatcgattgtgtccccctataaaaggaatcacacgatcgatgatgccgccacagtgaagaacggggaagctgtgtttacatacagctctccccgttcttcagctccggggaccgatcgcgggactccagcggcgatcgggtccgcaggtcccacggtcatggagcttcggaccgggttgcgggcgcacgcccgcccgcgaccccacggctgggcttaaaaggcaacgtacatatacgttgatgtgctcagccgtgccattctatatcgtgcagcggtccttaaagtggagtttccatcccaaattttttttttcattattgtgcttatTCGAcctaaaaaaaagcttaaaaaaaatatatatatatttttttttactcatctggaaatgcctgttgctatgcggtcccatgaaatctgcctttgaaaccacctaggattctgacatcatctccctctaatgctcctgggaaatgtgtgttgtcatttcccaggatgcagtgcgctgtccaattatcactccccatccaagacttccaggaagtaagtgcctgtgggcttcacaatgcccacaagcaaaatgacaacggtgtggacatagttttataaactatcttttttgaatatctatgcggatcggctgATTGTAAAATAgcaagtgaccggatttatatttataaaaacgcaggatgaaaggacatacatttaaaaaatgctaattgtggttggaactccgctttaagtggttagggGTCGTTCAGACAGGTTATTTGCCTATTATCTGTGATGAGCTGCTGACTGATGTGCATGCAGAAAAAGGTGTTTAaactttcctaatttacatacagaaatctattcctttgatgtaaaagccatattgatacaatgtttagacttaaattcactgataaagaatgttgtaAAACTTAGCAGACTGCCTGAGCTTCGGCAAGAACTCTACAGAAACGCTGACCCTGGATGCACACTGGCTGCCTCCAGGGTTGGTCATATGAGCGGTTACATGCAAACAGCAGTGGCACTGGCAATTGATTTGCACAGCGTATAAACGCTGCTGTTGGTCGCACACAGTGTGTGCAGGCAGCATTTACTACTGCCACTAAGAATCTACTGATTCTTGTCGGTGGTGGTCTGCATGCGACTGGAAAATTGTCCTAAGGTTTGCAGACCCTGCAGCTTTTCTCAATAGAACACAGAGTGCACCCGCTGATTATAATGAACAGGACCCTCCCATTCGGAATCAGTCTGCGCAGAACATGGTGACACAAACCTCTCTTTCTAGAAAGCACCAATTGTTAAAACTCCTAATATACTTTGATCATCCAgagcagaggtttttttttttaatcagaaaagtttttattttgaaaaaataaaaaaggtacagTAGCAGTACAGAATACCAGGGATGTACAACCCGGATAAACAACACAAAGAAGATAAGCACCTTCACAGTACATAACTAATCAAACCCATAGCCTATGGATGATACACATTCCTGATGACGGTGCTAAAACAGTGTTTCCATGAACCTGGCATTCCTTCTGTAGGCAATACAAGCCTGAGAAAAATACAACGCAAATAAACAATAATCAAATaagaagaaacaaagaaaaggtaaaaaaaagaaggggagggggggggggggaatcagcccAGCCTGCTGCCAAAGGTACCCTGTTTGTCACCCCATACATCTCATGACCTCCATAACTCACAGTTTTTAAAGAGATGAACCCATCCCATTTTGGTAATCCTCCAGGACCTCATCCAATCAGTAATCTATCAAGGACCAGTTGTGGGGGGGCCACTTCCGAGGAATTCAGCCACCCCTGCCATATGGTGTCAAATTTGTGCGGTGCCTTCCTATGTATGTACGTGTTCTTTTCTCTGATAAGAATTCTATTGACCTCCTGTATCCACTGCCGGCTCGATGGAACCCGGGCAGACAGCCAGTATCTCGCTACAAGCTTCCGTGCTAAGTACAGAAGCCTAAGCAAGGCAGTGTACACAGGAGGCAAGTATAGGTCCTCGTCAATACCCCCCAGCAAGCACACAAGTGGGCTTGCCGGCAACTGGACCTGATAGGTAGAGTTAGTGATTTTGATCACAGCATTCCAGTACCTCACTAGTTTGGGGCACCTCCACAACATGTGGATGAGGTCACCAGGGTGTGCCTGACATTTAGGGCAAATGGGTGAATCACGTCTACCCCATTGGTGCAATTGTACTGGAGTTCTATACACTCTGTGGAGAATGAACAAATGCGACAGTCTTTGGGCAGCTGAGACCGAAACCAAAGGCCCTGTACTCAATATCTGTTCCCATTGCTCCCCATCTATTGGTCCTATGTCGTTTTCCCATTTCCCTCTACAAGGAAGAACATCGGGTGCCAGTAGTTGCAGGTACGCTCTAGAGATAAACCCCTTCTTCTCAGCGTCGTCAAAGACCGACTCCAAGAAGCGGGATTCCTCCCGTCGCAATGTGGAACAATGGCTCTGAGATCGAATTGCATGAGCTAGCCTGAGATAGTGATAGTGCGACCCTTCCAATAAGGGGAATTCCTCCCTCAGCCTTTCAAAAGACTTCAGGGCCGTTCCATCAAAGATCTGGCGTAAGTATTGAATACCCGCAGCCTCCCATCTGGAGCAGTCCTGAATCTTGACTAATTCGGCATAGAACCTGTTCCTCCAAATGGGCGTGCTAGGCAGGAAACCAGTGATCCCCATCCTTTTCCTGACAGCTTTCCATAATTTTTTTAAGAGGCAGACCGTGGGGCCACCGTCCGGGACCCCAGGGAAGCCCATCTCCATGTGTGACATTGCAGAGTACAAAGTGGTGGGGTCAATGAGCAATGTTCTAGAGGGATCCGTCACCGTTGATTGGCTCCACCCTACAAAGTGCTGCAATTGAGCCGCATAAAAGTACGTCTGTGCATGGGGGACAGCCATTCCCCCCTGATCTTTAGGGTATTGAAGGGTGAGGAGTTTTATTCTGGCCACTCTGTTGTTCCAGATAAGTGATCGGAACTGGGAGTCTATTCGTTGAAACCAACATTTTGGGATCCACATTGGGGCATTATGTAAGATATACAGCAGCTGAGGGGCCCAAACCATCTTAATCAGGTTTACCCGTCCCGTAACCGTTAGAGGCAGCTTACACCAGGCCGAGCATTTAGTTTTAAATTTGTGCAGTAGAGGCTTAAGATTTAGGGACACATAGTCTGTTGGGTCTCTGGTCACTACAATTCCTAGGTACTTAAAGGAGTCTACAATTTGTATCCTGGATGCTATCCCTGGCAATTCCGATGGTGGGTTGTCGAGTGGAAGGAGTACCGACTTATGCCAGTTAATGGCAAATCCAGAGAGCTCCCCGAAAGTCTCTATGAGTTGCATCGCAGCAAGCAGGGATCCCTCCGTATCCCCCAAATACAGCAGTGCATCATCCGCATACAAGGACAGTCTAGTCTCTCCATGCCTGCGTCGAAACCCCACTATATCAGGGGAAGTGCGTATTCTAGCAGCCAACGGTTCCAGTGctagggcaaagagcagg comes from Rana temporaria chromosome 2, aRanTem1.1, whole genome shotgun sequence and encodes:
- the TIMM10B gene encoding mitochondrial import inner membrane translocase subunit Tim10 B, with protein sequence MAAGSGLREDGGAGRSHGWRAEIMAGEDQQQLRNLRDFLMVYNKMTEMCFTRCAKNLNYRSLTMDEDKCLDSCATKFIRSNHRLMAAYVGLMPAVVQRRMDDMEKQSKELEAMAESKPDLSLGANPESAVPVEAAGVTDHVTSTSESP